The following coding sequences lie in one Eremothecium sinecaudum strain ATCC 58844 chromosome IV, complete sequence genomic window:
- the MRX3 gene encoding Mrx3p (Syntenic homolog of Ashbya gossypii AGL278C; Syntenic homolog of Saccharomyces cerevisiae YBL095W), giving the protein MVFRLLSRTVLLPAAGLATGFMSSATMVPATAEQDQPVVRQIADERNAAKDVTGQKNAVGSLSQLKNTHDGEMLYEKMSRPVRENTVSQGILYGTDKLVMDPNIFLDSKQGKLTAYYHLGPGLANEKKKVHQGLLALILDEALCFCGFPSLPNGLGVTARLSITYLKDIPLDSTVVLKAQVVEAKGRKCIIQGVLESPSNPGVVYARARCLLVEPKWMKHARRIFT; this is encoded by the coding sequence ATGGTATTCCGCTTATTGAGTAGAACCGTACTTCTTCCAGCAGCTGGATTGGCTACTGGATTCATGTCGTCTGCAACCATGGTACCCGCTACCGCTGAACAAGATCAGCCTGTAGTACGCCAAATCGCAGATGAAAGAAACGCCGCAAAGGACGTTACCGGCCAGAAAAATGCTGTAGGCAGTCTCAGCCAGCTCAAGAATACCCACGACGGCGAAATGCTCTATGAGAAGATGTCCCGCCCTGTAAGAGAGAACACCGTCAGCCAAGGCATTTTGTACGGGACAGATAAGCTTGTTATGGATCCGAACATCTTTCTCGACAGTAAGCAGGGGAAATTAACCGCTTACTACCACCTTGGGCCAGGGCTTGCAaatgagaagaagaaggtaCACCAGGGGCTACTTGCATTGATTCTAGATGAGGCTCTTTGTTTCTGTGGCTTCCCTAGCCTTCCAAACGGCCTGGGAGTCACTGCGCGCTTAAGCATCACCTATTTAAAGGATATTCCTCTGGACTCAACAGTCGTTCTCAAGGCGCAGGTCGTCGAGGCCAAAGGGCGTAAATGCATCATTCAGGGTGTACTTGAATCGCCATCCAACCCGGGCGTGGTCTACGCTCGAGCAAGATGTCTACTGGTTGAGCCCAAATGGATGAAGCACGCGCGGAGAATTTTCACGTGA
- the CCL1 gene encoding TFIIH complex kinase subunit CCL1 (Syntenic homolog of Ashbya gossypii AGL273C; Syntenic homolog of Saccharomyces cerevisiae YPR025C (CCL1)) → MDTIPSSASKSITPKPDAVPNSTSVASTRISDDDLYRTSTQYRIWSFKKDQLEKLRKDLNSKAAKVTEDQILEFKASHPELTEEELAAIESQAMPLTVEEELKLVSFYARKVKQFSSSLNLPTEVTATAISFFRKFFLSNSVMEIHPKNILLTAIFLACKSENYFIGIDSFSQKTKSKKEAILEYEFNLLESLHFALLNHHPYRALHGFFLDIQSILTGKVDLEYLGQIYTNCKKRITEALLTDVVFLYSPPQITLAVLLIEDLALVEKYLEMKFPEDTPETAPASADSKTDATVPPSTTDTKNGKVNLSKLRKILDECKDVILNNEIAGKEEVTRIDAKLHYSQNPMLVVQRLKRQKESSSSTSPTPDVKRQRV, encoded by the coding sequence ATGGATACTATTCCTTCTTCAGCTAGCAAGTCTATCACACCGAAACCTGATGCTGTCCCTAATAGTACTTCGGTTGCTTCAACAAGAATTAGCGATGACGACCTATACAGAACCTCTACTCAATATAGGATATGGTCCTTTAAGAAGGATCAGCTTGAAAAGCTGCGAAAAGATTTGAACAGTAAGGCTGCTAAGGTTACTGAGGACCAAATTTTGGAGTTTAAGGCTTCCCATCCGGAACTTACTGAAGAAGAGCTTGCTGCTATTGAAAGTCAAGCTATGCCCTTAACAGTAGAAGAAGAACTAAAATTGGTTAGCTTCTATGCTAGGAAGGTAAAACAATTTTCAAGCTCCTTAAATCTTCCTACAGAGGTCACTGCAACTGCAATATCATTTTTTCGAAAGTTCTTCCTTTCCAATTCTGTAATGGAAATACATCCTAAGAACATCCTTCTAACGGCAATCTTTTTAGCCTGCAAGTCTGAGAACTACTTTATTGGGATTGATTCCTTTTCACAGAAAACAAAATCTAAGAAGGAGGCTATTTTGGAGTATGAATTTAACCTCTTGGAATCATTACATTTTGCGTTGTTGAATCACCACCCATACAGGGCGTTACATGGGTTCTTTTTGGACATCCAGAGCATTTTAACAGGGAAAGTGGACTTGGAATACCTAGGTCAAATATATACCAACTGTAAGAAGAGAATTACTGAAGCATTGCTTACGGATGTTGTGTTCTTGTACTCTCCACCACAAATTACGTTAGCTGTGCTACTAATAGAAGATCTGGCACTAGTGGAAAAGTACTTGGAAATGAAATTCCCAGAAGACACTCCAGAAACAGCTCCAGCTTCTGCGGATTCGAAGACTGATGCTACGGTGCCACCAAGTACGACAGATACCAAAAATGGCAAGGTGAATTTATCGAAGTTGAGGAAAATTTTAGATGAGTGCAAGGATgttattttaaataatGAGATTGCAGGTAAAGAAGAAGTGACTAGAATTGATGCGAAACTTCATTACTCTCAGAATCCAATGCTGGTGGTTCAGCGCCTGAAGAGGCAAAAGGAGTCATCAAGCAGCACGAGCCCGACACCGGATGTTAAAAGACAAAGAGTTTAA
- the YME1 gene encoding i-AAA protease YME1 (Syntenic homolog of Ashbya gossypii AGL274W; Syntenic homolog of Saccharomyces cerevisiae YPR024W (YME1)), which yields MSLMELSTTAFRSVIGGRTLARMAIRTIPRMTPVARRTMGIVEANKQLKFSQYRAIHISRVLKDKQGELDKDNINRGESQESNLQGPVPHSVLAAKEQEANKDLSKAEAQAAFYKLLLQSGYPQYVASRFETPGIASSPECVSLYMEALQKIGRHADAEAVRQSANLPHPAGTAVQAGDPVAGAASQAPPQMMAGNGLAYGTRREPLYVVVTESTFTIISRWLKWLIMLGAITYGLSEGIKYIAENTTLLKSAETADKSVDVAKTNVKFEDVRGCDEARAELEEIVDFLKDPAKYESLGGNLPKGVLLTGPPGTGKTLLARATAGEAGVDFFFMSGSEFDEVYVGVGAKRIRELFAQARARAPAIIFIDELDAIGSKRNPKDQAYAKQTLNQLLVELDGFSQSSGIIIIGATNFPESLDKALTRPGRFDKVVNVELPDVRGRADILQHHMKKVTLASDVDPSIIARGTPGLSGAELMNLVNQAAVYACQQNAIAVDMTHFEWAKDKILMGAERKTMVLTEAARKATAYHEAGHAIMALYTPGAVPLYKATILPRGRALGITFQLPEMDKVDITKKECLARLDVCMGGKIAEELIYGKENTTSGCGSDLQNATSTARAMVTQYGMSEQVGPVNLTDKWESWSGKIRDIADNEVVELLKSSESRSRAVLTERLNELHRLAQGLMEYETLDSMEIKKVCKGEPINKAKMATNTVVDGPDSDDRKGLGDKSKIPVLINA from the coding sequence atgaGTTTAATGGAACTATCTACCACTGCCTTTAGAAGTGTAATTGGTGGACGAACTCTTGCTAGGATGGCCATAAGGACCATCCCACGCATGACACCAGTGGCTAGAAGGACTATGGGAATAGTAGAGGCTAACAAACAGCTAAAGTTTTCCCAATACCGTGCAATACATATTTCAAGAGTTTTAAAAGATAAACAGGGTGAACTTGATAaagataatattaatagGGGGGAATCTCAGGAGAGTAATTTACAAGGGCCAGTGCCCCATTCTGTTTTGGCGGCAAAAGAACAAGAGGCGAACAAGGATTTGTCTAAGGCGGAGGCTCAAGCAGCCTTCTATAAGCTTCTATTACAATCTGGTTATCCGCAGTACGTTGCCTCAAGATTTGAAACACCTGGAATAGCTTCATCTCCTGAGTGCGTATCGTTATATATGGAAGCTTTACAGAAGATTGGCAGACATGCTGATGCGGAAGCGGTTAGACAGTCAGCAAATCTTCCCCATCCGGCCGGAACTGCTGTTCAAGCCGGGGACCCGGTTGCCGGTGCAGCATCTCAAGCACCACCTCAGATGATGGCGGGTAATGGTCTTGCCTATGGTACTCGTAGGGAACCTCTGTATGTTGTTGTTACGGAATCGACATTTACAATAATCTCCAGATGGTTAAAATGGCTGATTATGTTGGGTGCAATCACTTACGGTCTCTCCGAGGGAATCAAGTACATTGCAGAAAACACAACCCTCTTGAAATCAGCTGAAACTGCAGATAAATCGGTGGACGTCGCAAAAACGAATGTCAAGTTTGAGGATGTTCGTGGTTGTGACGAAGCACGTGCGGAATTGGAAGAAATCGTGGACTTCTTGAAAGACCCTGCCAAGTATGAGTCTTTGGGCGGTAATTTACCCAAGGGTGTTTTGCTAACCGGTCCCCCTGGTACTGGTAAGACTTTACTTGCTAGGGCTACTGCAGGAGAAGCTGGCGTAGATTTCTTTTTTATGTCGGGTTCCGAATTTGACGAGGTGTATGTTGGTGTTGGTGCCAAACGTATTCGTGAATTGTTTGCTCAAGCGCGGGCACGTGCGCCGGCTATCATCTTTATCGATGAGTTAGATGCTATTGGAAGTAAGCGTAATCCAAAGGATCAGGCTTATGCAAAACAAACCTTGAATCAGTTATTGGTTGAGTTAGATGGCTTTTCACAGTCCAGCGGcattattattattggtGCTACTAACTTTCCTGAATCATTGGACAAAGCTTTGACGAGACCAGGAAGATTTGACAAGGTTGTCAACGTGGAACTACCTGATGTTCGTGGACGTGCTGACATCTTACAACATCATATGAAGAAGGTGACATTAGCTTCAGATGTTGACCCAAGTATCATTGCTCGTGGTACACCCGGATTGTCTGGTGCTGAATTAATGAATTTGGTTAACCAAGCCGCTGTGTATGCCTGTCAACAAAACGCAATTGCTGTAGATATGACCCACTTTGAATGGGCTAAAGATAAAATTTTAATGGGTGCTGAAAGAAAAACTATGGTTTTGACCGAAGCTGCGAGAAAAGCCACTGCGTATCATGAGGCTGGTCATGCAATCATGGCTTTATATACCCCTGGTGCTGTTCCCTTATACAAAGCCACTATCCTTCCTAGGGGAAGGGCTCTTGGTATCACTTTCCAGCTTCCAGAGATGGATAAAGTCGATATAACTAAAAAGGAGTGTTTAGCCCGTTTGGACGTTTGTATGGGCGGTAAGATCGCAGAGGAGCTAATATATGGTAAAGAAAACACCACTAGTGGCTGCGGCTCTGACCTGCAAAATGCAACTAGTACAGCAAGGGCAATGGTAACCCAATACGGTATGAGTGAACAGGTCGGTCCAGTTAACTTAACTGATAAGTGGGAAAGCTGGTCTGGTAAAATCCGTGACATTGCCGATAATGAAGTTGTGGAGCTATTGAAGTCATCGGAGTCCAGATCTAGAGCCGTATTAACCGAAAGGCTAAATGAGCTTCACAGGCTGGCTCAAGGTCTAATGGAGTACGAGACTTTAGACAGTATGGAGATCAAAAAGGTCTGCAAGGGCGAGCCCATTAACAAGGCCAAAATGGCTACTAATACAGTTGTGGACGGACCAGATAGTGACGACCGCAAGGGACTTGGGGATAAGTCTAAAATCCCCGTTTTGATTAATGCATAA
- the BRN1 gene encoding condensin subunit BRN1 (Syntenic homolog of Ashbya gossypii AGL275W; Syntenic homolog of Saccharomyces cerevisiae YBL097W (BRN1)), whose product MVAHNQYDDDDQGLFTNKSIVMANFEEWIKMATDNKINSRNSWNFALIDYFYDLNVLKDAEDNINFQKASATLDGCVKIYSSRVDSVASETGKLLSGLAERRDKRTEEVQNDHSDEEGEPDDVEIDPATGLPVGRDTEADRKRRTYNRVLETTLVDFDSIKLKELDQELCIDPLFKKALADFDEDGAKSLLINTLNVDDHLRVVFDATTSENDGSRKQIRQNSPEANEGLETIETEAGAGNEDYDMPDAESEIEEDELPTTPSSNISEFNSINTEMVEDEILALGMKYLNFENIKALDICPSMAQLHSAINDFDGAKSIIDNVTNKFDNFLTEQDMQEAIPDISANADMEDFRYELPGQVDDEMFNNDDDGNEPVGNESTPGEIEPGITDKELFAFFDDALKQSWRGRENWKVHNYKHKLSKRTEKHGDESKGMIQPPSSVSAEDKEPKKKAKRDIIDFFDLDDNIEEAIFAIKKSSIDLPQKHREYPHHHLLPNDYKFTADRITKLFIKPEQRMSFFSYRKRGLRNGTSNKDPASKNSDLPKIADENFWANTYKQREDASAQIDSDDGASLIPGTRDSGPGTGIDDDDGGMDFNQAFEDEELGVSDDYEPFDTPTAQNLIKTEDKISYSRTAKKVDVKRLKKNIWRSISRKLEQEISLRRSVTETHDQPTDVNEIQLRFTEIASDIVPMYSERKLKDLSTSFCFICLLHLANEHGFTVANTEHYDDLFIIFNTNSTNSSLSVA is encoded by the coding sequence ATGGTTGCACATAATCAATATGACGACGACGATCAAGGTCTGTTCACTAATAAGTCCATTGTTATGGCAAATTTTGAAGAGTGGATTAAAATGGCCACTGACAACAAGATTAACTCTAGAAATAGTTGGAATTTTGCTCTTATAGATTACTTCTATGACCTGAATGTGCTGAAAGATGCTGAAGATAATATTAACTTCCAGAAGGCTAGTGCTACTCTAGATGGCTGTGTCAAGATTTATTCTTCGCGTGTTGATTCTGTTGCTAGTGAAACAGGGAAGCTGCTGAGTGGGCTGGCTGAAAGGCGCGATAAGAGAACTGAAGAAGTACAGAATGATCACAGTGACGAAGAGGGGGAACCAGATGATGTAGAGATTGATCCGGCAACTGGTCTGCCTGTCGGCAGGGATACTGAAGCTGACAGGAAAAGGAGGACGTATAACAGAGTGCTGGAAACTACGCTGGTTGATTTTGATTCTATCAAGTTAAAAGAACTAGATCAGGAATTGTGCATTGACCCCCTTTTTAAAAAGGCATTGGCAGATTTTGACGAAGATGGTGCAAAGAGTTTGCTAATAAATACATTAAACGTCGATGATCACCTTAGAGTGGTATTTGACGCAACTACAAGCGAAAACGATGGCTCAAGAAAGCAGATTCGGCAAAATAGTCCTGAAGCTAATGAAGGCTTAGAGACAATTGAAACAGAGGCTGGAGCAGGGAATGAAGACTATGATATGCCTGACGCAGAGAGTGAAATCGAGGAAGATGAATTGCCAACTACTCCCAGCTCCAACATATCGGAATTTAATTCTATTAATACAGAAATGgttgaagatgaaataTTAGCACTGGGGATGAAGTACCTAAATTTCGAAAATATCAAGGCCTTGGATATTTGTCCTTCTATGGCCCAGTTACATTCAGCGATAAATGATTTCGATGGCGCCAAGTCAATTATAGATAATGTGACAAACAAGTTCGATAATTTTCTAACAGAACAAGATATGCAAGAAGCCATTCCCGATATTTCAGCTAATGCGGATATGGAAGATTTTCGTTATGAGCTGCCGGGCCAGGTTGATGACGAAATGTTCAATAACGATGATGACGGAAACGAGCCTGTTGGGAACGAAAGCACACCAGGTGAAATAGAACCAGGAATAACCGATAAAGAATTGTTCGCCTTCTTCGATGATGCATTGAAGCAAAGTTGGCGGGGAAGAGAAAATTGGAAGGTTCACAATTATAAGCATAAACTCAGTAAAAGGACAGAGAAGCATGGCGATGAAAGCAAGGGGATGATACAGCCGCCTTCATCCGTAAGTGCAGAAGACAAAGAACCTAAGAAGAAGGCTAAAAGGGACATCATTGACTTTTTTGATCTAGACGATaatattgaagaagcaaTCTTCGCTATTAAAAAGTCATCAATTGACCTTCCACAAAAACATAGAGAATACcctcatcatcatctaCTCCCAAATGATTATAAGTTTACCGCAGACAGGATTACAAAGCTTTTCATAAAACCCGAGCAGCGAATGAGCTTCTTTTCCTACAGGAAACGAGGCTTGCGCAATGGAACCTCTAACAAAGATCCCGCCAGCAAGAATAGCGACCTCCCAAAAATTGCAGACGAAAACTTTTGGGCCAATACTTACAAACAAAGGGAAGATGCCTCTGCACAGATAGATTCCGATGATGGAGCATCCCTAATCCCCGGAACAAGGGATTCCGGGCCGGGTACAGGAATTGACGACGATGATGGCGGTATGGACTTCAACCAAGCTTTTGAAGACGAGGAGCTAGGAGTTTCTGATGATTACGAGCCGTTCGACACTCCAACCGCGCAAAACTTAATAAAAACTGAAGATAAAATCTCATATTCTAGAACCGCCAAAAAGGTCGACGTGAAGAGACTGAAAAAAAACATCTGGAGATCAATTTCACGTAAATTAGAGCAAGAAATATCATTACGAAGGTCGGTCACTGAAACACATGACCAACCCACGGATGTTAATGAAATTCAACTAAGGTTCACTGAAATTGCTTCCGACATTGTGCCCATGTACTCTGAAAGAAAACTCAAAGACCTATCAACAAGTTTCTGTTTCATCTGCTTACTACATCTGGCAAACGAACACGGTTTCACAGTTGCAAACACAGAGCATTACGATGATTTATTCATTATATTCAACACCAATTCTACAAATAGTTCCCTTTCTGTTGCATAA
- the ATP1 gene encoding F1F0 ATP synthase subunit alpha (Syntenic homolog of Ashbya gossypii AGL272C; Syntenic homolog of Saccharomyces cerevisiae YBL099W (ATP1)) — MLSRTVVRAATRVGAAHMARAMQRIGRPAVVIAGRRFASAKAQPNEVSSILEEKIRGVSEEANLNETGRVLSVGDGIARVFGLNNVQAEELVEFASGVQGMALNLEPGQVGVVLFGSDRLIKQGEVVKRTGRIVDVPVGPALLGRVVDALGNPIDGKGPIKAEATSRAQVKAPGILPRRSVHEPVQTGLKAIDALVPIGRGQRELIIGDRQTGKTAVALDTILNQKRWNDSNDESKKLYCVYVAVGQKRSTVAQLVQTLEEHDALKYSVIVAATASEAAPLQYIAPFTAAAIGEWFRDNGKHALIVYDDLSKQAVAYRQLSLLLRRPPGREAYPGDVFYLHSRLLERAAKMSEKNGSGSLTALPVIETQGGDVSAYIPTNVISITDGQIFLEAELFYKGIRPAINVGLSVSRVGSAAQVKALKQVAGSLKLFLAQYREVAAFAQFGSDLDASTKQTLARGERLTQLLKQTQYAPLAAEEQVPLIYAGVNGHLDKIELSRIAEFEKEFLAYLKASHEDILSSIRETGELSKESLATLKAATESFVSTF; from the coding sequence ATGTTGTCCCGTACTGTTGTTCGTGCTGCTACCCGAGTAGGTGCCGCACACATGGCCAGGGCCATGCAACGCATTGGCAGACCTGCTGTGGTTATTGCTGGTAGAAGATTTGCTTCCGCTAAGGCTCAACCTAATGAAGTTTCATCTATATTGGAAGAAAAAATCAGAGGTGTTTCTGAGGAAGCCAACTTGAACGAGACCGGTCGTGTTTTGTCCGTTGGTGACGGTATTGCCAGAGTTTTCGGTTTAAACAATGTTCAAGCCGAAGAATTGGTTGAGTTTGCCTCCGGTGTGCAAGGTATGGCTTTGAACTTGGAACCAGGTCAAGTCGGTGTTGTGTTGTTTGGTTCTGACAGACTAATTAAGCAAGGTGAAGTTGTTAAGAGAACTGGTAGAATTGTCGATGTTCCAGTTGGTCCAGCTTTGTTGGGTCGTGTTGTGGATGCTTTAGGTAACCCAATTGATGGTAAGGGACCAATCAAGGCTGAAGCTACTTCCAGAGCTCAAGTTAAGGCTCCTGGTATTTTGCCAAGAAGATCTGTTCACGAACCAGTTCAAACCGGTTTGAAGGCTATCGATGCATTGGTTCCTATTGGTAGAGGTCAGAGAGAGTTGATTATTGGTGACAGACAGACAGGTAAGACTGCCGTTGCCTTGGACACTATCTTGAACCAAAAGAGATGGAACGACTCCAACGATGAGTCCAAGAAGTTATACTGTGTTTACGTTGCTGTTGGTCAAAAGAGATCCACCGTTGCACAATTGGTGCAAACCTTGGAAGAACACGACGCTTTGAAGTACTCCGTTATCGTTGCTGCTACTGCATCTGAAGCTGCTCCATTGCAATACATTGCTCCTTTCACTGCCGCTGCTATTGGTGAATGGTTCAGAGACAACGGTAAGCATGCTTTGATTGTCTACGATGACTTGTCTAAGCAAGCTGTTGCCTACCGTCAATTGTCCTTGTTGTTGAGACGTCCTCCTGGTCGTGAAGCTTACCCAGGTGATGTTTTCTACTTACACTCCAGATTGCTAGAAAGAGCTGCTAAGATGTCTGAAAAGAACGGTAGTGGTTCCTTGACTGCTTTGCCAGTTATCGAAACCCAAGGTGGTGATGTTTCCGCATATATCCCAACCAACGTCATTTCCATTACCGATGGTCAAATTTTCTTGGAAGCTGAATTGTTCTACAAGGGTATCAGACCAGCCATTAACGTTGGTTTGTCAGTCTCTCGTGTCGGTTCCGCTGCTCAAGTCAAGGCCTTGAAGCAAGTCGCTGGTTCCTTGAAGTTATTCTTGGCCCAATACAGAGAAGTCGCTGCTTTCGCCCAATTCGGTTCCGATTTGGACGCTTCTACCAAGCAAACCTTGGCTAGAGGTGAAAGATTGACCCAACTATTGAAGCAAACTCAATACGCTCCATTGGCTGCTGAAGAACAAGTCCCATTGATTTACGCTGGTGTTAACGGTCATTTGGACAAGATTGAATTGTCCAGAATCGCAGAGTTCGAAAAGGAATTCTTGGCTTACTTGAAGGCTAGTCACGAAGATATCCTTTCCAGCATTAGAGAAACTGGTGAATTGAGCAAGGAAAGTTTGGCTACCTTGAAGGCTGCTACTGAATCTTTCGTTTCTACCTTCTAA
- the BNA4 gene encoding kynurenine 3-monooxygenase (Syntenic homolog of Ashbya gossypii AGL276W; Syntenic homolog of Saccharomyces cerevisiae YBL098W (BNA4)), whose amino-acid sequence MSEGNSVAVIGSGLVGCFAALALQRKGYNVSLFDYREDPREKPNNEGNLRSINLVVSARGIEALTELTPDILEPVLQDSCELEGRMIHKMNGSQERQIYGLFGETLQAVDRFKLNNRLLDEITKVDDIKVYFQHKLRKLDLYGEKVIGVFETEDDNIVEYEFDFALGCDGAYSTSRSQLQRYTRMDYAQDYMDCFYVHLSIPPADEKGTPKITPNYLHIWPRTDHMLIAIVNPDGSFTSTFFGPWRLASELNSREKIKSFLMDNFPDAMELMGIENALDAFENNIKGALMCVQCHPYHSPDGKMIILGDAAHSMVPFYGQGMNCGFEDVRILLQLLEKHEFNRVAAFEEYSATRHKDLVAITQLAKDNYYEMSHNVATKLHMFKMKLNWVLGKVLRDGWLPLYTMVSFRAEIPYHKAIAINRRQNLILKFVQTLLVPIIAFGGYKSFVGIYGLVKKISKQ is encoded by the coding sequence ATGTCAGAGGGTAATTCAGTTGCTGTGATTGGCTCTGGGTTGGTCGGTTGCTTCGCTGCATTGGCTTTGCAGAGAAAAGGTTACAACGTATCCCTTTTCGACTATAGAGAAGACCCACGTGAGAAGCCAAATAATGAGGGAAACTTGCGTTCCATCAATTTGGTGGTTTCTGCAAGAGGAATTGAAGCTTTGACAGAATTGACTCCTGATATTTTGGAACCAGTGCTCCAAGACAGTTGTGAATTAGAGGGTCGTATGATTCATAAGATGAATGGAAGCCAGGAGCGCCAAATTTATGGATTATTTGGTGAAACACTTCAGGCTGTTGACCGGTTTAAGTTGAATAACAGGTTATTGGATGAAATCACCAAAGTTGACGACATTAAGGTGTATTTTCAGCACAAGCTAAGGAAGTTAGACTTGTACGGTGAGAAAGTAATTGGTGTTTTTGAAACTGAGGACGACAATATCGTTGAGTATGAGTTTGATTTTGCTCTAGGATGCGACGGTGCGTACTCTACTTCGCGTTCGCAGCTCCAGCGCTACACCAGGATGGATTATGCTCAAGATTACATGGACTGCTTTTACGTGCATCTATCTATCCCTCCTGCCGATGAAAAAGGAACTCCTAAAATCACGCCTAATTACTTACATATTTGGCCAAGAACTGATCATATGCTTATTGCGATTGTCAACCCAGATGGTTCGTTTACTTCCACCTTTTTCGGACCCTGGAGATTGGCTTCTGAATTGAACTCTCGCGAAAAAATAAAATCCTTTTTAATGGACAATTTCCCGGATGCTATGGAGCTCATGGGTATTGAGAATGCTCTCGATGCATTCGAAAACAATATAAAAGGTGCGTTAATGTGTGTGCAATGCCACCCATACCACAGCCCTGACGGAAAGATGATCATCCTAGGAGATGCTGCGCATTCCATGGTGCCATTCTATGGCCAAGGTATGAATTGTGGGTTTGAAGACGTTAGAATTCTCTTGCAGCTCTTGGAAAAACACGAATTTAACAGGGTGGCTGCTTTTGAAGAATACTCTGCAACAAGACACAAGGATTTGGTTGCCATCACCCAACTTGCAAAGGACAATTACTATGAAATGTCACATAACGTGGCTACAAAACTGCACATGTTCAAAATGAAGCTAAATTGGGTTTTGGGAAAAGTTCTAAGAGATGGGTGGTTACCACTGTACACAATGGTTTCATTCCGGGCAGAAATTCCCTATCATAAGGCAATTGCCATTAACCGCAGACAGAACCtgattttgaaatttgTACAGACCTTGCTTGTTCCAATCATCGCATTTGGTGGTTACAAATCATTTGTAGGTATCTATGGGTTGGTCAAAAAAATATCTAAGCAATAG